A genomic window from Panthera tigris isolate Pti1 chromosome B4, P.tigris_Pti1_mat1.1, whole genome shotgun sequence includes:
- the FKBP11 gene encoding peptidyl-prolyl cis-trans isomerase FKBP11 — translation MTLRPSLLPLRLQLLLLLSGAVCWAEAGFETESPVRTLQVETLVEPPEPCAEPAAFGDTLHIHYTGSLVDGRIIDTSLTRDPLVIELGQKQVIPGLEQSLLDMCVGEKRRAIIPSHLAYGKRGFPPSIPADAVLQFDVELIALIRANYWQKLVKGILPLVGMAMVPALLGLIGYHLYKKATRPKVSKKKLKEEKRNKSKKK, via the exons ATGACCCTGCGCCCCTCCCTACTCCCGCTCCGtctgcagctgctgctgctgctcagtGGGGCGGTGTGCTGGGCTGAGGCTGGGTTCGAAACCGAAAGTCCCGTCCGGACCCTCCAAGTGGAGACCCTG GTGGAGCCCCCTGAGCCTTGCGCGGAGCCCGCTGCCTTTGGAGACACGCTGCACATACACTACACG GGCAGCTTGGTAGATGGACGCATTATTGACACTTCCCTGACCAGAGATCCTCTGGTTATAGAACTTGGCCAAAAGCAGGTGATCCCAG GTCTGGAGCAGAGCCTTCTAGACATGTGTGTGGG AGAGAAGCGAAGGGCAATCATTCCTTCTCACTTGGCCTATGGAAAAAGGGGATTTCCACCGTCCATCCCAG cgGATGCAGTGCTGCAGTTTGATGTGGAGCTGATTGCACTGATCCGAGCCAACTACTGGCAAAAGCTGGTGAAGGGCATTTTGCCTCTGGTAGGCATGGCCATGGTGCCAGCCCTCCTGGGCCTCATTGGGTATCACCTATACAAAAAGGCCACCAGACCTAAAGTCTCCAAAAAGAAGCTCAAGGAAGAGAAACgaaacaagagcaaaaagaaataa
- the ARF3 gene encoding ADP-ribosylation factor 3: MGNIFGNLLKSLIGKKEMRILMVGLDAAGKTTILYKLKLGEIVTTIPTIGFNVETVEYKNISFTVWDVGGQDKIRPLWRHYFQNTQGLIFVVDSNDRERVNEAREELMRMLAEDELRDAVLLVFANKQDLPNAMNAAEITDKLGLHSLRHRNWYIQATCATSGDGLYEGLDWLANQLKNKK; the protein is encoded by the exons ATGGGTAATATCTTTGGAAACCTTCTCAAGAGCCTGATTGGGAAGAAGGAGATGCGTATCCTGATGGTGGGCCTGGATGCTGCAGGAAAGACCACCATCCTGTATAAGCTGAAACTGGGGGAGATCGTCACTACCATCCCCACCATCG GGTTCAACGTGGAGACAGTGGAGTACAAGAATATCAGCTTCACAGTTTGGGATGTGGGTGGCCAGGACAAGATTCGGCCTCTCTGGAGACACTACTTCCAGAACACCCAAG GGTTGATATTTGTGGTCGACAGCAATGATCGGGAGCGAGTAAATGAGGCCCGGGAGGAACTGATGAGGATGCTGGCAGAGGATGAACTCCGGGATGCAGTGCTCCTTGTCTTTGCAAATAAACAG GATTTGCCTAATGCTATGAACGCTGCCGAGATCACAGACAAGTTGGGCCTGCATTCCCTGCGTCACCGCAACTGGTACATTCAGGCCACCTGTGCCACCAGCGGGGACGGGCTGTACGAAGGCCTGGACTGGCTGGCCAATCAGCTCAAAAACAAGAAGTGA